The DNA sequence ATTGGCTGCTTGATTATCAAACTGGTTTTGGGAAGCCAAACAAAAGATGCATAAAAATGAATTGCAATAAGAATAAACAcaagaagataataaatatttttgaaatcactAGCCTTAGTGAAGGGAGCTTTTGAGGACATTAAGCTGCATTCACtggctgcctgccccccccccaagctgGCATTGCCCTGGGGCTAGCGAGCCTGCATAGAAGTTACAGTAATTATTTGTTTACCCTTTGGCTTTGCAGTCCACCATTTGCTTCTCTTCGGCATAAAGCAGGTCATTACAGTACTTTCATTGTTTCCATCCACAATTTCCCCTCAACATTCCTCTAGAGAAACAAAGGAGAGTTACTGACCAGGATAAGTTCTAGAAAGTAATTAGATGTATTGGCAGTTTTATAGATTTGTCACATATGTCCAAGGTGCTGATAATATTATTTACATTGTGTAGCCTTTACTATTCCTGATATCTTTAGAATATTTGTTGTACTCTGAGcttcaaatgtatttattaataatgCTAAGTTCTAGGGCTATCTTGATTTAATATAATTCCTGGGAGATAttgaggagagagacagagagagagagagagagagagagagagagagacagagacagagacataaagagagagagaggagaagaagacCATTTGGGCatatggaagaaaagagaagataataGTATATATTTCCAATTGGAACTATGGTTAGaaccaaaggaaacagaaaatgtcCTGAGAATTTCAAACATAGAGAGTTCAATACACGGAGATCTTTACAAAAAtgttggaggggcacctgagtggctcggtgtgttaagcatctgccttctgctccggtaagttcctggggctccctgctcagtgaagaatctgcttctccctttccctctgcccctccccctgcttgtgctctctgtctctcaaataaataaataaataaataaataaataaataaataaataaataaaatctttcaaaaaattatggaaaagtcAAGAAATTCAGTAGGAATCCATAGGGACATCTCAGAAATGGTTCAGCCACACAGAATGCTACTACCCTTACTGTCCCCCAGCTAGAGGCTCAAAGGCAGGAGGTACTTATCAGAACCCAGGGTTGCGGTCACTCAGAGGCAGAGGCAAGCACCGAATTCTGTCTGGATATACAGGGGACACTCAGCCATTGTGAAAGACTCCATCAACtatagagggagggagagaaataacctcagtttttcttcctttcacccTTCCATTTTCTGTTGGAGCCCCTTATTGGTGGGATCCTGCCAGAATGAAGCTGTCATGGGAGAAGATTCTTCACTGAAGAGCTGGAGGTCACTCATTGCGAGGGCTTACCTCACCCAGTGCATGAGATGGAACCCACAAtggcttgtttttctttccagcttcCTTGACACTGATAGTTTCTTATTACTCCTTCATCTCAATTTGTAcccatttctcattcttttgcctgattttctctcttcttgtctcctcttcactctttctttctcttgcctggTACCCACATTTTGAATTCTCACTTAATTATGTGAAAGATTCAACTCATCCCAGGTATTCTTGCCAAGCTCAGCTCCATACCCACCCTCACATAACACTGTGTTTATCAGATTGACAAGGACTTTGATATTACAGGAACTCCTCAGCAGAAAGTTGCCAGCTAATTATTCAACAAAATCATTAATTGTAATATGAGGTATATAGGAAGAGGAAAGGCTAAGGTCTAGATAACGAGATAAGCTTTTGGGattcaaataaatttgaatttattttaagatattctgATAAAGCTATTGTATATGGAAACCTCAGGAAGGAGATAAGATATTCAGGTAGTTTGACTATTGGTCACTGATAGCTGAagacatgagaaaaaataatttttcctggGAACTGCATGGATACTAAGACCCACAAATAACCTCAACCTGCATAAGAGCACAGAAGAGGAAGGGCAAGTATGACACACTGATGGGTGGAACAGGAGAAAATGTTGTCATTTGAATAAAAGTTCTAGAAAAGGATCATAGCGGATCATTGTCAAAGGCCAAAGAGATCCCACCCCCTGATCATTTATCTAATAACTGGATTGGTAGATGTCtcctgaatgaaaaaaaatccaaagtggGTAATAATTTGTAGGACCCTGAGGACCTTAACCTGAGTGATTTTAGGAGATGGATGGGAATTACAGCATTTGCAGTTTGGTCAATgaacagaagggaaggaaatagaGATGGGTTACAGATGACTTAGAAATTTGacaggaaggacagggagaaatAGATTATTGTATaaggaggaaggaagataagGCTTAGGAAACATTTTAAGTGTTGTAAGAGGTTGAGTATGTTTTCATGTTCATGGAAGGAAGcaacagaaagggagaaacagatgaCACAAACCATAGATGTCACGTCTGGTGGTGCAAGGTAAGATAAACCAGGGTCAAGACCACCAGTTGAGGGAAGAGCCTTCGTCATGAGGGCTGATGATCTTATTCTCAGTGATGGAAAGACACTGATGAATGGCTGAGGTCCAGGATCTTTGCATTCTCCACTAGCTTCAGGGCCCCAAAGGAGATAGGAACACAGTGCACATTTAGCTTATTGTTTTCAATGTGGGCCGGTAGCCCTCTGAGGGAATGATGAACCTGATGGACTGTTCTGGACCAAGTGTAAGATACCCAAACTAGGTTCTGAATGAGGCAGGAGGGCCAAAGCCTCCTGAATGCAGCaaccttgtttctttttcttttattttctttttttcagattttatttatttattcatgagagatgcagagaaagaggcagagacacaagcagagggagaagcaggctctctgggggggcctgacgtgggactcgatcccaggatcctgggatcacgctgtgagcggaaggcagatgctcaaccactgagccacccagctgtcctgcAGCAACCTGTTTTCTGCCTCTTTGTGACTTCATTGCTGTGCTGTACCTCTGCTACTGGGTGGAGAGATGCTGTGAGAGAAATACTGAGGAAAACGGTCTCAGGGAACAGAAGCCTTCTCCTTGAATGTTTGTTGAAGTCATGCActgttttcctcttctcctctggATTCTGCCTGGATACTGGTAATGTTGCAAAACAAGAGGGCCCTTTCCAGGCATTGGCTATGTTtttagaagccaaaaaaaaatgagacctgaAATATCTAAGCTAAAAGATTAGTGAAATATTCATTAAACCAAAAAGGGAGGGATGGGTAGGATGTGCAGAAGGAGGGATTACAAAAACAGAATCtctaagaagagaaaatggagaggaaaaaaatcctaagaaaaaaagattctcaaagGAACCCCCGGAGTGGATTCTAGAAGCTTTACTCCAAGAATCTACTGATTGCACCATCATGTCACACAGTGACCTTGACTTTGAGTGTTATCCTGGTCATCCCAGATAAAGAAGTGGGTGCCACTAATTAAAGGAGGGCTTGTGGAATGTACAGGATTGTAGTGGTTCACCTGTGGGATGAGGAAGGCAGGATTGGAACAATAGCAATATTGAATGGGGGGAGAGGAGAGTCCCTCAAGTAACATCATATAtctgtatttcattcattcattcattcattcattcattcattcattcattcattcttgagtAATTGGAGACATGTATACCCACATGTAACACACACTATGTGCCTATTTGGACCTGGCAGTGAGAATATGCATGAAATGATTCATCTGTGCTCTTGAGAAGTATCCAGCATGGTGGGAGGGACAGTTAAAGCTTAAGTTATATGCAGTGTGAAATGTGAGATTATGCCTTGACTGTAAGTGCTCATTCCAGTCTGGGGAGGTCAAGGAAAGCTTTCCTGAGAAGGTCATGTCTAATCTGAGTTATGAAGATacatatttatgtgaaaaaacTGGTAACAGTCCACCAGCACAGAAGAGTAGAACAGGGCATAGATCAGAGAGTGCAAAGACCCAGAGGCAGGATGCTTTTGAGAAACTGACCCGGTCTGAAGGCAAGGATGATTTGAAGCCAGGAGTCTAGGAAATGTCTATTTTGGGTTAGGGTGCAGAGTGAAGCAGATTCTAGATTTGGGAAGTCCTTGAATTGATTTCCATCTTTAGAGGAAACCCTTTGGATTTTCTGGGGGCAGAGACTGAAGGAAGTAGACCAGTGCCCAGGAGAATATTTAGGAGGACAGGTGAGAGGTGCCCATATCGAGGTTGTATCTTGAAGGAGTTAAACAAATTTGAGCCATACTAAGAACGGAGAATTGACAGAGGAACTTTTAGGAAAATCTCATCATAGCCTCGTCTTACTTGCTTTTACTTGATTGAAGAAATTCCATTATCCTTGTCCAGGACGTTCTGATTTGACTCTGAGTATCTGCAGACAGATGGAGTGGAGGGCAGTGCGCTGTGACATATATTAACATCTGACTGGTTAATATATGAATAACTATCAAAAAACCACAACTGACTAAATATACATTGGGTTCAACATGACAATATTTATATTAGTTCTCAATTATTACATATCTGCCAGGTACTTTATAGATTAATCTCATCTTACTTAATGGCCGTATTTAACTGCTCTGCATTTATGTACGAGGAACAGCATCTCATGAGAATCAGGCAGCTTGCCCACTTTATGGGCTCGTAAGTCTTGGGTCCAGAGTCAAGACCAGGGATGTCCCACCATAAAGCCCTTATGCCAGGGGCAAAGCCTTGACCAACCCTGAATCTTCTACCTGGGGAAAGGtgctccccctcccttttttaaaaaaaatatttcatttatttattcatgagagtcacacagagagaaagaggcagagacacaggcagagggagaagcaggctccatgcagggagcccgacgcgggactcgattctgggtctccaggatcacgccctgagccgcaggcagcgccaaaccgctgagccacccgggctgtctgGAAAGGTGGTCCCTTAGTGTGATCCCTGGCTTCCCTCCACTCTCCTCACTGTGCCCAGGACAGAGCTGTGTCTGAACTCTGGGAAGAATGAGCTGAGCAGCCCAGTGCTGCCTGTCTCCTGTCCCTTTGGGGGCACCCGCTTGCCTCAGAGTGTCTATCCTGCAGGTCATTCTCTTGGTCTGGGTCAGAGAAAGGAGAGTCTCTGGCCCTTGGTTGGCCCAGCCTCCTTTTCCAGGAGCCAGTGTCCCCACACAGCCTTAATCAGGAATGGGTGTGATGATCCAATCAGACATCTGCCCATTACTCCCCAGTCCACGCAGAGCCCAGTTTGGGGAACAGGTGGattgtgtgtggggtgggggttctCTGACATCCAACACCTGGTCTCGCCATCACAGCACTGCCTGTCAGAGTGTGACAGAACAATGTGTACCATGTCCACTCTGCTTTATGTGACCTCGGTGCTGGCAGCGAGGTTGGAGCCAAAGACCCGCCCTCACCCTGTCCTGGATGACATCACTAGCCAGTGGCTGCAGCTTGCTGACGTCACACCCTTGTGTGACCTCAGAGGAAGACCTGTGGTTAGGGGAGAGAATCGGGATCTGAGGCCATGATGCCAATTCTGGTGCCATAGCTTCCACTGGTGGGTAGTCCTCTAAACcttgcctggggatccctgggtggcgcagcggtttagcgcctgcctttgacccagggcgcgatcctggagacccaggatcgaattccacgtcgggatcctggagacccaggatcgaatcccacgtcgggctcccggtgcatggggcctgcttctccctctgcctatgtctctgcctctctctctctctcactgtgtgcctatcataaaaaaaaaaaaaacaaacaaacaaacaaaaaaaaaccttgcctGAATCTTTTGGattcctttgaaaatattaaaggcGATTTGTAAAACATTCTTACAAATGATACTCAAATGCTATAAAATCAAGACATCAACGTACAGTATTTGCTCAGGGCAGGTTTTCTCATGTTTAATATTTCCTCTCTGTCATATTCCTTTCATGGTTCCTTTTCATGTAAGCTTTAGTGCTCCAATTTTCTTTTTGCAGAAGTTTTTGCCTTTGCCAAGTCAtactttagaaaaaatagaattcaatttactttattttgaagttATCTTACATTAGAAATTTTCtctaacaaatgaataaaactcaGCACTTTCTTGGGAATGCAAATtacaaacagtttttttttttttccaaacagttttgaaaaaaatgtactaagaaacaaaaatgtgaagaCAAAAGCAACATAACCAGTATTGGGAACACTGTACCCTGAATGTCACTGCCTTATCTGGAGATGAGGAACACGCAGAGTACTTTCCCCTTTGTGGTGTTGGCTGCGACCAATAATTTGACTTAAATTAAAATTGTACGGGGCTTTAAGcttcttgttgttgttggtaTTTCTCTGTATTCTCAGGACTTTTCCTGTGCAACTGTGTTGAGAGTTCCTTtattcgtttcttttttttttttagttccttcaTTCTTTACTCATTGATTTGGGATGAAGATTTCTGAAGCATCAGGGCTTAGCTTCAAGCCCTGATATTGAGCCATCTGTCTTGTGTGGGACCAGATCAGAATATATTTCTTAGAAATGCAACCTGGTTTGTAGGAATGATCCATAGTGCGTGATAAAGATTTGATTTCAGCCAAATATGAATGCAAATGGtttgtgcacttaaaaaaattaagtggtttACTATGAAGACAAATAAAACGTAGACAATAATCATCTTAGCTTTCCCCTATTGATTTAAAATGGAGGTTGTGTCTGGGGGTGAGAGGCaaggcattaattttttaaaagctctaacACAGTCCATTATAATATAGGAAAATATGTGTACAAAGAAACTGCATGATCTATTCTCACATATTAAGCAATtacattttttcaataaaaatgtcaataaaatatcTTAACATTTTACCTAGTGGCATGGATAATATACACTTATTCTGCAGACATAAACGTGAGAAattagaataataaagaaaaaagaaacaaatcactaGAAATTTCAGTCTTCAGTACACAGGCAAGTTCAGTAAGCCTTCTTTTAGACATCTACACATATGCACCTAGACACTGCATGTGTATGATCTGTctataaatacaaatcaaatgttcacttaatattgtatataaatatacacatatgaaaACATGCAAAATGCATGGGTTGGGAAACAGTAAATCTAAGTAAATGGACTCAAAATGTAGTCTTCCtgacgtatgtatgtatgtatgtatgtatgtatgcatctatttatttatttatttatttgagagagagggagtgagcatcagcagggggagggacagagggcaagggagagggagaggcaggctccccactgagcagggaccctgatggggggctcaatctcgggactctaggatcatgacctgagcccaaggcagaagcttaactgacgtCCCTATCTtcctgatgtatttttaaaaaatgattcagaatTACTTAACTCTCAACAATTTAAACTCAAATTCTCAAATGGAAAATACTTTCAATAGAAAAAATGGTTAAATCTTTTGTATTATTTGAAATTACTACCTataaatgtttaattcttttttttccaaatattttattcttgtatCTCTTCTAGAGCACTGGAACGATCTGTGCCATGTGGTCCAGTTCACCTTACACAAAGCTTAGCTTCTTAGCTAAAACCTGCAGTAGGAAGAAGGCATGTTTTAGGAGCAGCACATTCTCCTCACTGTCCATGGTTTTTCTCAGTGTCGACAAGGATGCAAGATCCATCCACAAGCTTCAAATGCAGCTGCTTGTTTCAGAATATACAGAGTCAATATAAGCTTGTCCAAAATAATATGGAGCCAGTGGCtatgaataaaaactaaaaaggctATAATGCATTTAAGACAATacaagaaaaatcttattttaatttataattaaatagaTGTGTCTGTGTTTAATGGAAATCTAATTTACTCTTCACTGATGGGTAATTAGACTGCTTGCTTTGCATCTTTATGTCACCTTACTTAGTGTTAAAGTTGATGTATCTGaatttgattcttctttctttcctagcCCATGTGCTAAAAAATCTCCATACATTGCAGAAACATCTCTGTGACCTTGTCAAGTGTTTCACCAGGAGCACATCATTTATATCCTATGAGTCCAGAAATTTGAAGACTCATTTATTGTTTTCTCTACAAATAGCATGTActgatttattaacatttattaaggacCAACAACCTAACTTCTTTTCAaacatttgtagttttttttttctttttttttaagtaatcccagTGTCTagcatagggctcaaactcacaaccctgagatcaagagtctcacactctattgagccagccaggtgttccaaCCTAATTTCTTCTCAATGAATAAAGAATCAAAACCAGCTTAAGGGGAGACACTTGCTCTTAGGTTTTATTGAAGGAGATGCATTTCTCATTGGGCACAAAGCCTGCTTATTATCAAACAATACAGGAATTTTTATCATCTGACTATATTGACCTAATGATGAAAAGTACTCTAATGTCCCATGTAGAATCTTGCTTTTgtcccccttctttccttctcaattCTTTGTGGCACATACCGAATGAATGAGAATGTTGAGTTGCTTCTCTGAGGCTTGAGGAAAACCAGCGCCTGTCCTTAGGTGTCCCTGTAGAAAGATTAAGACAGGCCCTCCAGGGTGACCCAGATAATTTTCCAGAGGTGTCATTAATATGTAGAACTGCACTCTCCCTCACATTCTTTAATCAGGAGGTTGTAAaatcctgccaggtctctattTTAAGGCAGTAGGAAATGCTCAGGGGCAAGAGTCTCTGCCGGAGGTGCTGTTCTCGGAAATGAAAGTATCTTGGCATCCTAAAATGTTAGAAATGACAGTGAAAATGTCTTTTAGCTagtatttttcctttggctttgggTTTACTCTTAAAACCACGCAGATCACATAAGtgaaaattcataaaagaaaacaaatcagaagGAATATTCTCCCAGCTGGTTCAACCGTATGCAGTTTGACACAGGACTGATATGAATAAAGGACAGGCATCACTTGcatttttcaggaaagaaaaagcagccAGTACCCTGGGTCGAAAGTGTGGGGTCACTTCTGGGAGCGCTGAGAGCCCGGATTTCACTGTCTTCTCTTTGTAGGTCATCCCTGACATCATGGCAGCAGGGCTACTGCGCGCAGCTGCAGAATGGAGCAGACACAGGGTCGCCATCCCTGCGCGCCCGGGGCTGTGGCTCAGCATCACGGTCGCCGGAGCCCGTGCACCTCGAGGTGTCACCAGGGACAGCCCTCAGGGTCTCAGGTGCGGAAGTGAACACGCTTCCCGAGGTGCTCCTGCACGCTCCCGGAGAGAGACAGGTTTCGCAAACTAGTCACTGAATGTGTCTGTACGCGACGTCAGGATGTCTCAGCGCGGACACCGGGGACGAGAGCCCGAGGGTGAGGACCGGGCTGACTCCCTGCCGCACGCTCTCACCGCGGGGGGCTCCGGCCGCCGTCCTCTGTCCGTGATGCGGCATCTCCCGCTTCTCCCCAGGGGAGCGCTTCCTTCTCGGCCTTGGGGGAAGCCGAGCCGGGACCGTGGGCTGCCCCCCATTTCCTCAGAGAGACCTGGGGGGCACGGCCGTGGCGCCTGCCCTCGGCTGCTCCCGGCGCCCCTGCTGCGCGCACCTGCGCCGCGGGGGACCGTCCTGCCCgcaggggagggggtgcggggcgCGCCCAGGCCTCGGAGCGGCCCTCGGGGCCCGTGCTGGGGCGTCCCTCGGGGGCACGGGAACAGCCAGGTCAGAAGCCCTCGGGGCTCCTCCGCGATCCTGCTCCCCGAGCTGCCGCCCAGGTGGATGGAGCAGATGCAAAAGCGGCAGAGGGACCTTCCCAAATCCTTTCTCTTGGAAAGTCACTGACCCGAAGCGATGGGCCTCACCGGGCCTGGAGGCCTGCGGGGGCGAAGGGACGGGCTGCAAGGACAAGCAGCAGGGACAGGAGGCCCGTGGGCGCCGCGGGTCCCGCggactgtgcccccccccccccagctcccgggAGGCCGGCGGCGCGGAGGCAGGTCCCCAGGGCGGCGGCGAGCAGGAGCACCGGGACGCTGCACCCCCGGGCGTCGGGTCCCTCGGGCAGGACGCGCGTGGGCGGCGGAGGGGCCCCCCCAGGGCCTCgcacccccggcccggcccgccccgcgcaCGCCCGCGCCACCCGCGTCCCCTCCTCGCTCGCCGCGCTGGGCGTCCCCCGAGCCGCACACCTCGCCCGCGTGTGCCCGCGCCCGTGTCCCGCCCCGAGCCGGCGTCGGCGGGCGCACCTGCGCGTGGAGGGAGGGGCTCGTGCGCCCGGGCCCGCTCCGGGCtcggctcccccgccccccgccccggggtccCGCCGCTCAGCTGGGGCGCCCAGGACCGGGTCCCGGGAGCGGTGCGCAGCCCCCTGCTCACGCCCCTGCCGCCGGGACGGTGCTGCGGGCGGACCGTGGCCCACCGGGAAGTGGCCCAATTTTACAGTATCATCTGCCACAGATTAATGCTCAGTAAGTGTTTGTTgaactatctttattttttattttaatgactctGCTTTCATCATTACACCATTAGTCTGCATGTATCTGCTTATAGGGCAGTTTTTTTGCATCATTGTGGAGTACTATTTAGCCACGTTGCAATCCTGGGAGGGCCTGGCTGCGCTGGAGAGTTTGCTTCCTTGGATACTTGCACACTTTGCTGGTGAACTGACGCTGACAGGGAACCTCAGTTCCTCTCCTCTTAGGACTTGTCACAGGCTGGTAGTGGCCTCAACATCACGGTGGCTTATTTCCTCTAGAGTAAGCAATTGAAAGGACCAAGGTGGAAGCAGCAATGTATTTTATGACCTAGGCTCAGAAATCATGTACTTTGACTATTCTCCACTGGTTAGTCCTGATTCCACGTGGGAGGTAGGATTACACAGGCCTACGTCCCAGGAGGTGGTGATCATCTGAGGCCATCTTGGAGTTGGCTCACACATGCCACACTTTGAACCAATGCTTCATGCCTCTCCATATGAAAAATCGATATGGAGATTCATGTCTTTCCATACGTAATCACCCCTTCCAACGCCCCCCAGGTCTCAACCCTTTATAACATCAGCTCAAAATCCAGGATCTTATCATGTGACTCAAGTTCAGGTGTGGATGAGGCTCTTCAGTATGGTTCCTAGAGTACATTCCTAACCTCTTCATCTAAAGACCTATGAAGAGTTCTCTTTTCACCCAACATACCCAGCACCCAACATACACAGGTAGGATAAGTATGGGATAGATGCTATGAACTATCTTATTCAAAAAGGGATAAAATGGGAAACACATACAACTCAGTCCACAGTAATTCTGAAATCCAACTAGATCATtagtttggcagtgtggcaggggCCTGGACACAGTTTAAATACTAGGGTCCATCCCAGGTATTATGTTGCTCAGATTGCTTCTTGTTATGTGTCTTCTCTTCACAATTCTTTATACACCCTACTGAAGAAAGTCACCAGGTTTGTTACCAAAGATCAGAAGGAAGAGGGATTACTTACTCTGTATGACTGTAATGAATGGGCCTATGAACAATAGGTCAGAAGTAAACATGATGGGCTTTATGCACTGATTTTACAACAGAATTCTCTACGAATAGAAAGGTTATCTAAGGAGGTAGTGAATATTTGTTCACAGAGGGTTTATGCATAAGCTGGACGACAATGTGGTATGAAGTGTCTCATTGATTAATCAAGCAAGTATTTAGTAAGTGCTTTCTGCATGTGAGATACTGTATTCTGTTCTGGGGATTTAGCAGTgtaaaaaacagattaaaatccATCTTGAGGACtaaattctagaggagaaaaaTACAGCTCATTGGAGAGACTAATACATCCAAgataatactatattttattacatataatataatttaatataatatcaGGATAAGtgtaacagaaagaaataaaatagtatatggGTGACGGGGGTATGAGAAAAGCAAGCTTATCTATCTATGTCCTGGCAGTGGACATAGAGAGTGCAATGGCCCTGAGGTTAGAGTATGTCATTTTCAACAAGTGCAAGGAGGCCAGGGTGCTTAAGGCAGGAAAATTCTAATGGAGGAAGATAGTAGATCAAATCAGAAAAGTAACAGGGAGCCAGATTGGGGGGCACTATGGAAGATGGTGCAAACTGGTTTTTACTCTGAGTGAGATGTGGGGCCTTAGAGGATATTAGGAAGAATGTTGTCATGATTTTACTTGCTCATTGAGAGGATTGCTAAAGCTGTTGGATAGGAATAGCATGTGAGGAACCAATGTATAGAGACCCCTTTGGAGGCCGCTTCCATGGTCTGGAGGAGAGATAGTGAGGACTTAGAGCAGGCATGTATTTGATGTATTCATGATCTAAAGCCAGCAGGATTTGCTAATGAATTGCATTATGGATGTAAAAGAAAAGAGTCAAGAATTATTCCAAGGTTTTTGGTTTACCCAACTGGGAAATGGAGCCATCTTTTACTGATATGGGGAAGAAATCAGCAAAAacctcttgtgtgtgtgtgtgtgtgtgtgtgtgtgtgagagagagagagagagagagagtgcatgcaaatCAGGGGCTTTGGAATATGTTAAGTTTGAGGAGCTCATTATACCTAAAGGTTTACAATCTGATGTTCCGTGGAGAGATCCAGGTTTGATATCTTGATATAAATTTATTAGTTGTCAGGGTATAGGTAGTAGTTAAAGACACAGGTGCAAATGAGATCCCTGAGTGCATGAGTGTAGACGGAAATAATAAGAGGTTCACAGACTGAGCCCTCAGAGGTTCCAGGAGTTAGAAGTTCAGGGtgatgagaaggagccagcaaATAAGAACTTTCCAATTAAGATGCAACAGAAGAAATGCAGGTGAGAGCCCTGGAGGGCAAGGCAAGAGGCATTTCTGAGGAAGAATAAGTGATCAACTGTATCAAATATAATGAAAGAGAGGTTTGAGATGGGCTGAGTGGGTGTAGCAATGGAGAACTCACTAGAGGCCCAGGATGGAGCAAGTGTGCTGGGGCACAGGCAGGTTCATGCAAGAGAAGTAAGAAGGTTCTGGAGGCAGTGGGTGGAAGAGCTTGCTTTGAGGGGAATGGAGGAATCACATGGTACCCAGGATGGAATGTGGAGTTAAGAGActgctgtggatttttttttcttaaagatgtgtGAAACCAGAGATTGTGTCCTAATGGAGATGACCCAGTAGAGAAAAACTGGTGAAGTAGGAAGAGGGGGGGAATTGCTGGGATAAGTTCCTTAGTTGGGAAAATAACGGTGGGCTCTAGCTGGCAGGTGGAGGACTTGCTTTAGGACAAGTCATCGTGGCACCAGGAGGGAgggtggagtggcaggcagagttGTACAGGCCTCTCAGTGAATCAGGAAGCATGGGTGGGTGG is a window from the Vulpes lagopus strain Blue_001 chromosome 17, ASM1834538v1, whole genome shotgun sequence genome containing:
- the LOC121477403 gene encoding collagen alpha-1(I) chain-like, encoding MRSPELPGPRGLRTGDEGQRPWRHHPLSEGGAEWSGPGQTEGRSRWVEGGEETRGPSGEGLGAGSCPERGPGLPTPWGGGGLSPRSECAAPGHLPVPRGAPARRPRSTHPSPIEHLPGVRGAPTRPPRGTCAASEEHPPVPRGAPARRPRSTHPSPAGHLRGVRGAPTRPPRGTCAASEEHPPVPRGAPARRPRSTHPSPAGHLRGVQGAAGREATCHTIFTDSIRPPHHGPGTCTYSDKHNLAKTNLFTAARCKYESTVGSSLTSWQQGYCAQLQNGADTGSPSLRARGCGSASRSPEPVHLEVSPGTALRVSGAEVNTLPEGSASFSALGEAEPGPWAAPHFLRETWGARPWRLPSAAPGAPAARTCAAGDRPARRGGGAGRAQASERPSGPVLGRPSGAREQPGQKPSGLLRDPAPRAAAQVDGADAKAAEGPSQILSLGKSLTRSDGPHRAWRPAGAKGRAARTSSRDRRPVGAAGPADCAPPPPAPGRPAARRQVPRAAASRSTGTLHPRASGPSGRTRVGGGGAPPGPRTPGPARPAHARATRVPSSLAALGVPRAAHLARVCPRPCPAPSRRRRAHLRVEGGARAPGPAPGSAPPPPAPGSRRSAGAPRTGSRERCAAPCSRPCRRDGAAGGPWPTGKWPNFTVSSATD